In one window of Pseudodesulfovibrio sp. S3 DNA:
- the lptF gene encoding LPS export ABC transporter permease LptF: MKLLQRQIFFELLKLFGLTVSCLLGLILIGRMLQLRSLFLSQNIGFFNILQLFFFLTPFFLLLIAPIATMLSVFLTFLRMSTDNELIALKASGVSLYRMLSAPAAFCALATLFTFFISFWGLAWGMDMFKTKLYYFAKTHSKFALQPGVFNKEFPGVTFYAHQVDNEKGELKFVFVRDESIKGTSVVVVAPEAQIVSKPEQAEIRIVFKNGNIFRESGEELNVLKFGKYSIKLDLGKLLMGFNFTEEKAKDMPFFRLSAIRSDPGLMPDQDERFFKKVDTEYFKRLTLPLGCFILGMFAIPIASVFRGLKQQYGLLLAMGLFMVYYTMFSIGVSMGESGTIPAIYGMWAPNVLFVFVALIGMRYANLERTPTVILWLMHLRFRKEAEA, encoded by the coding sequence GTGAAGCTCCTTCAGCGCCAAATTTTCTTTGAACTGCTCAAGCTGTTCGGCTTGACGGTGTCCTGTCTATTGGGACTCATCCTGATAGGCAGGATGTTGCAACTCCGTTCCCTGTTTCTTTCTCAGAACATCGGTTTTTTCAATATCCTGCAACTTTTCTTTTTCCTGACACCGTTTTTTTTGCTGCTCATTGCGCCCATCGCTACCATGCTGAGTGTTTTTCTGACGTTTCTGCGTATGAGTACGGACAATGAACTGATTGCACTCAAGGCGAGCGGGGTCAGTCTCTATCGTATGCTTTCCGCTCCGGCGGCATTCTGCGCCCTGGCAACCTTGTTCACATTTTTCATATCGTTCTGGGGACTTGCCTGGGGCATGGATATGTTCAAGACCAAGCTCTACTATTTTGCCAAGACCCATTCCAAGTTTGCCCTTCAGCCAGGCGTTTTCAACAAGGAGTTTCCCGGAGTCACTTTTTATGCGCATCAGGTCGACAATGAAAAGGGCGAGTTGAAGTTCGTCTTTGTCCGGGATGAATCCATAAAGGGAACATCCGTGGTGGTGGTGGCTCCGGAGGCGCAGATTGTTTCCAAGCCGGAACAGGCTGAAATACGGATCGTGTTCAAGAATGGGAACATCTTTCGAGAAAGCGGAGAGGAATTGAACGTCCTCAAATTCGGCAAGTATTCCATTAAGCTCGATCTCGGCAAGCTCCTCATGGGTTTCAATTTTACGGAAGAGAAGGCCAAGGATATGCCGTTTTTCCGTCTGAGTGCCATACGAAGCGATCCGGGGCTCATGCCGGATCAGGACGAGCGGTTTTTCAAGAAGGTTGACACCGAGTACTTCAAGCGTCTCACATTGCCTTTGGGCTGCTTTATTCTGGGCATGTTTGCCATTCCCATTGCCTCTGTGTTCAGAGGGTTGAAGCAGCAATACGGCCTGCTCTTGGCCATGGGCTTGTTCATGGTCTATTACACAATGTTCTCCATCGGCGTCAGTATGGGGGAATCCGGCACCATTCCGGCAATTTATGGGATGTGGGCACCCAATGTGCTCTTTGTCTTCGTCGCGTTGATCGGTATGCGGTATGCCAATCTTGAACGAACGCCCACCGTGATCCTGTGGCTCATGCATTTGCGGTTTCGCAAGGAAGCGGAAGCATGA
- a CDS encoding undecaprenyl-diphosphate phosphatase: MAPWYVAFILGIVEGLTEFLPISSTGHLIITGHLLGFTGPKAETFEIVIQLGAIMAVVVLYWQRFIGLIIPDPKRKFSGIYGLWLLFLTSLPASVLGLLTHGYIKQYLFSPTTVAVALAVGAVFIFAVEGVSKDESTASLDDITPKLALGIGLFQCLALWPGFSRSASTIMGGMLLGAKRTVAAEYSFIAAVPIMFAATGYDFLKNYQLFESNDMAFLLIGFLVSFVSAWLAVKGFIYLLGRLTLRPFAIYRLALAPLILLFL, from the coding sequence ATGGCACCCTGGTATGTTGCGTTCATTCTCGGCATTGTTGAAGGCCTCACCGAATTTCTCCCCATTTCCAGCACCGGCCACCTGATCATAACGGGGCATCTCTTGGGTTTTACCGGCCCCAAGGCCGAAACATTTGAAATCGTTATCCAACTCGGTGCAATCATGGCCGTCGTTGTTCTTTATTGGCAACGCTTCATAGGTCTCATCATCCCGGACCCAAAACGAAAATTCTCCGGGATATACGGCCTGTGGCTGCTATTTCTCACCTCTCTGCCTGCTTCGGTGCTCGGATTGCTGACTCACGGCTACATCAAGCAGTACCTTTTCTCGCCAACCACAGTCGCTGTGGCGCTTGCAGTGGGCGCGGTGTTCATTTTCGCGGTCGAAGGCGTCAGCAAGGATGAATCAACTGCATCTTTGGATGATATCACGCCTAAACTTGCCCTGGGCATCGGACTGTTTCAATGCCTGGCTCTGTGGCCCGGTTTTTCCCGTTCCGCTTCGACCATTATGGGAGGAATGCTCCTTGGAGCCAAGCGCACCGTGGCCGCCGAATACTCATTCATCGCTGCGGTTCCCATCATGTTCGCTGCCACAGGTTATGATTTCCTGAAGAATTACCAATTGTTTGAAAGCAACGACATGGCCTTCCTGCTCATCGGATTTTTGGTCTCGTTCGTCTCTGCCTGGCTGGCCGTCAAAGGGTTCATCTACCTTCTCGGCAGGCTTACCCTTCGTCCCTTTGCCATATACAGACTGGCTCTCGCGCCACTGATTCTCCTGTTTTTGTAA